TGGCGCCGGCGGCGTCGAGATCGGCGGCGGTGCGATAGCCTTCATCGCCGGTCGTTGCGATGACGATGCGTTTGCCGGGAACAATCGCATAGCGGCGCAGATAAAGCCGCGCCGATGTTGCGAGCATGATGCCCGGCCGGTCGTTCTCCGGGAAGATCAGCGGCTTTTCATGCGCGCCGGTCGCCAGGACGATCGATTTGGCGCGCAGCTTCCACACGCGCTGGCGCGGCACATTGCCGGCTTCCGGTCCCGCTGTTGCGGGATCGAGTGTTTCGACGAGCATTGCCAGGCCGTGATCGTAAAGGCCGACAGCCTCGGTGCGCGTCAGGATATGAACATTGCCGGACGCGGCGAGGGCGCCGACTTTCTTCTTCGTCCAGTCGAGCACCGACCAGCCGTCGAGACGCCCGTCATAGGCATCGACAATGCCGCCGAGGCGCGAGGACGTTTCGGCCAGAATGACCTTAAGCCCTTCAGCGGAGGCCGCTTCCGCCGCGGCGATGCCGGCAATGCCGCCGCCGATGACGAGGACATCGGCAAAGGCATGAACATGCTCGTACCGGTCAGTATCGACGGCGTCCGGCACGCGGCCGAGACCGCCGAGGCGGCGAATGCGGCTCTCATAGAGATTCCAGGCCCGCAGCGGCCATTTGAACGTCTTGTATTGAAAGCCCGCCGGAAGCAGCGGCCGCGCCCGGTCGAGCACGCCGGCGAAATCGAAGCGCAGCGAGGGCCAGGCATTCTGGCTGCGTGCGGCAAGGCCCTGGCGCAGAGGCACTGCGACGGCGTTCTGGCTGGAGAGGCGGTGTGCGCCCTGGCCGATCTCGACAAAGGCGTTCGGCTCTTCGAGCCCGATGCCGGTGATGCCGCGCGGGCGGTGATATTTGAAGCTGCGCGCGACCGTCGACACATCATTGGCAAGAAGCGCGCTCGCCAGCGTGTCGCCGGCAAAGCCTTTCAGCCTCTTGCCGTCGAAGGTGAAGTCGAGCGGTTTCGAGCGGTCGAGAAGACGGCCGAAGCGCTGGCTTTCCGGAAGGCGGCTCATGCGCTCTCACCGGGAAAGAGTTCAGGTTCCTTGCCGCGGACCCAGGTGGCGAAAACACGCTGATTTCCGGCATGGCGCGCCATGCCGAACCAGGAGCGGCAACCGCTTTCGCAATTCCACCATTCGCGCACAATGCCGCGCACATAGCGGTCGCGCGCGCCTTCCTGTGCATACAGGCCGCCATTTGCGAATTCGGTTTCGCTGGCTCTGACGCCGCAGACAGGGCAGGTGATGAGCAGCATCGTCAGTGCGCCACGGCCGAAGCCGCGCTTTCGTCGATCATGCGGCCTTGCGCAAAGCGCTCAAGCCCGAACGGCTCGACGACATGCGCCGCCTTGCCGGAGGTGATGAGGCTGGCCGTGGCGTAGCCCGAACCCGGAATGGCCTTGAAGCCGCCGGTGCCCCAGCCGCAATTGAGGTAGAGTCCGCGCGGACCGGCGGGGCCGATGATGGGCGAGCGGTCGGGTGTGATGTCGACCGTGCCGCCCCAATGGCGCATCATGCGGACGCGCGAGAGGACCGGAAAGAGTTCGAGCAGGGATGCGACCGTGTCCTCGATGGCCGGCAGCGCGCCGCGGCGCGAATAGCCGGGATAAAGATCGGTGCCGCCGCCGATGACGAGTTCGCCCTTGTCGGACTGGCTGACATAGCCCTCGACGCTGCCGGCCATGACGACGACATCGAGAAACGGTTTCAGCGGTTCGGAGACGAGCGCCTGCAAGGTGACGGGCTCGATCGGAAGTCTGATGCCGAGCGGGGCTGTGAGCGCCGGCGTGTCGGAGGCGGCGGCAATCAGCACGGTGCTGGTCGGGATATAGCCGCGCGAGGTCTTTACCCCGACCACGCGGCCGACTTCGTGCTCGATGCTTTCCGCTTCGCAATTTTCGATGATGTCAACGCCGAGGCGCGAAGCCATGCGCGCATAGCCCCAGGCAATCGCATCATGGCGCGCAATGCCGCCCGAGGGCTGCCAAAGCGCGCCCATCAACGGGTAGCGCTTGCGCGGCCCGTCGTCGAGCTGCGGCACGATGGTGCGCACCTCGTCGGGCGGGATCATCCAGGATTTGATGCCGAAATGGCGGTTGGCGTCGGCCGTGCGTGACAGCCGGTCGACATCGCTGCGGGTATAGGCGAGATCGACAAGGCCGCGCGGCGAATAGAAGGTGTTGAAGTCGAGCTCGCCGGACAGATGTTCGAACAGAGAGTGAGAGAGCCCGTAAAGCGCCATGCTTTCGGGTCTCAGATAGTTCGAACGGATAATGGTCGTGTTGCGGGCGGTGTTGCCGCCGCCGAGCCAGCCCTTTTCCAGGACGGCCACATTGGTCACATTGTGGAGCTTGGCGAGGTAATAGGCCGTCGCCAGCCCATGGCCGCCGCCGCCGATGATCACGACATCATAGGAGGATTTCGGCTGAGCCCTCCGCCAGGCCGGCTCCCAGCCCGTATGCTGGCGCCGCGCCTCGCGCATGAGCGAGAACAGGGAATAGCGGCGAGTGGGTCGTCGCATGCTGAAGCGGGCCGGATTTAAGGTTTCTTTGAGTCGAAAATCGAGTGCGGCAGACAGTAGCCGTCTGCTCCTAAGGGTGGAAGGGGATCGCCGCAACGGACTGTGCTAGACCACGCCCGCCATGATGCTTGTGCTTGTTCTTCTGGGGATGACCGTTTCGGCCGTCCTTGCCGTGCTGATCCCCCTGTCCCGGCGCCGCGCCATAAATGAAGGCGGCGAGGCCGAGGTCTATCGCGACCAATTGGATGAGATCGAGCGCGACAAAAGCGCAGGCACGATAGGTTCGGCCGAGGCGGAAGCCGCACGCATCGAAGTTGCGCGCCGGTTGATCGCCGCCTCCGAACAACCGAAAGCGGTTCAGGATCTCGGGCGCGGAGCCCGTGCGCGCCGCCGTATCGTATCCGTTGCCGCGCTCGTTCTTCTGCCCGTCGCCGCAGGCGTTCTTTATCTCGGTCTCGGACGGCCCGATCTTCCCGATCTGCCGCTCGTCTCGCGCACGCCGGAAGACGCGGCGGGGCAGCAGCTCGCCGAACTCGTCCGTAGAGTCGAAGATGAATTGAAGAAACGGCCCGAAGACGGGCAGGGCTGGGATGTGATCGCACCCGTATATTTGCGGGTCGGCGATGTGCCGAAAGCGGCAACCGCTTTCGCCAACGCCATCCGGCTTCTGGGGTCGACGCCCGAACGCGAAGCGGGACATGGCGAGGCGCTGACCGTTCTTGCCGGAGGCAAAGTGACGCCGGAAGCCGCCGCTGCGTTCGAGCGGGCGGCGAAGCTTGACCCACATCAACCCCGTGCGCGCTTTTATCTGGCAAAACAGGCCGAGCAGGCAGGCGATCGAAAAAGGGCAGCCGACATCTACCGGGATCTTCTGAAGACCGCGCCGCCCGACGCCTCCTGGCGGGGCTCCGTTGCGCAGGCCCTGACCGAGATCGCCCTTGGCGAAGAGGGTCGGGGTCCGGCGGTGGATCCCAAGCAATTGGAAGGGGTTAGCCCAGACGAGCGGCTCGCGACGATACGCGGCATGGTCGAGGGGCTCGCCGCGCGCTTGAACAGCGCGCCAGGTGATCTCGGCGGCCAGTTGCGGCTGATCCGGGCCTGGACGCTTCTGGGCGAAAAGGACAAAGCCTTGAAGCAGGCCGAGGCCGCAAAAGCGGCCTTCGCCAATAATCCGGAGGCGCTCAACCGGATCGGCGATCTTCTTCTCGGTCTTGGATTGGAGAACACACCGGCGTGACACGCAAAGGACGGCGCCTTCTTCTGATCGGACTTGCCGGCGCGGTGCTCGCGACGGCGATGGGTCTCGTATTGACGGCGCTGAACGACACCATCGTCTTCTTTAACGCGCCGACGCAGATTATCGAACATCCGCCGACACCCGGCACGAGGCTGCGGCTTGGCGGTCTTGTCGAGAACGGCAGCGTCGCGCGGCAGGGTCCGGACGTGAAATTCTCCGTCACTGACGGCGCTAACAAAGTTCAGGTCAATTTCAAAGGGCTTCTGCCCGATCTCTTCCGCGAAGGGCAGGGCGTAATCGCCGAAGGCTCGCTCGGCGCAGACGGCGTGTTCGCGGCCGATACCGTGCTTGCCAAGCACGATGAGACCTATATGCCGAAGGAAGTCGCCGACGCCCTGAAGAAACAGGGCGTGTGGAAAGGCGGAGAGACGAAGTGACGGCGGAAGCCGGACATTACGCGCTGGTTCTGGCGCTCATCCTTGCCGCGGTGCAGGGGCTCGTGCCCTTCTGGGGCGCGCGGAAGAACGATGCTGTTCTGATGGGCGTTGCCGACGGCACCGCGCTCGGCCAGTTGATGTTCATCCTCTTTGCCTTTGTGGCGCTGACGATCGCTTATGTGACGTCGGATTTTTCACTTCTGAACGTCGTCGAGAATTCGCATTCGGCGAAGCCGCTCATCTACAAGATCACCGGCGTCTGGGGGAACCATGAAGGCTCGATGCTGCTCTGGGTTCTCATCCTCGCCATTTTCGGCGGCGCGGTTTCTCTCTTCGGCAAAAATCTGCCGGCGCGCCTGAAAGTCGATGTGCTTGCCGTGCAGGGCTGGATCGGCGCGGCGTTCCTGCTCTTCATCATCTTTGCGTCGAACCCGTTCACGCGGCTCGATCCGGCGCCGATGGAAGGGCGCGATCTCAATCCGCTGCTGCAGGATATCGGCCTCGCGATCCATCCGCCGCTGCTCTATCTCGGCTATGTCGGCTTCTCCATCGCGTTTGCCTTTGCTGTGGCGGCGCTTATCGAGGGCCGTATTGACGCCGCCTGGGCGCGCTGGGTCCGTCCCTGGACGCTCGCGGCCTGGCTGTTCCTGACGCTCGGCATCGCGATGGGCTCCTACTGGGCCTATTACGAACTCGGCTGGGGCGGCTTCTGGTTCTGGGACCCGGTCGAGAATGCGAGCTTCATGCCCTGGCTTGCGGGCACCGCGCTTTTGCATTCGGCGCTGGTGATGGAACGGCGCGAGGCGCTGAAAGTCTGGACCGTCCTGCTCGCGATCCTGACCTTCTCACTGTCGCTGCTCGGCACGTTCCTCGTCCGCTCCGGCGTTCTGACCTCGGTGCATGCCTTCGCCGTCGATCCGACGCGCGGACTTTTCATCCTCATCATTCTCGCAGGCTTTGTCGGCGGCTCACTTGCTTTGTTCGGCCTGCGGTCGGGTACGCTGAAACAGGGCGGCTTGTTTGCGCCGGTGTCGCGCGAGGGCGCCCTTGTTCTGAATAATCTTCTGCTGACGACGGCGACGGCGACGGTTCTTGTCGGCACGCTCTATCCGCTCGCGCTCGAAGCCTTCAACGGCGAGAAGATTTCGGTGGGCGCACCTTATTTCAACGCGACCTTCGGGCCGCTTTCGCTGGCGCTTCTCATCGTCGTGCCGTTCGGGCCTATGCTTGCCTGGAAACGCGGCGATCTTTTCTGGGCCATGCAGCGTCTCTACTACGCCGCAGGGGCGGCGATCCTTGCCGGCGCTGTTATCGGCTACGTTGAATATGGCGGGCCGCTGCTGGCGCCGTTTGCCGCTTCGATTGCGGTGTTCGTCATTCTCGGCGCCTTTGCCGAACTCGCCGAGCGCACGCTTCTGTTCCGTGCATCGATTGCCGAGAGTTTGCGCCGCGCCACGCATCTGCCCCGCTCGGTCTTCGGTTCGGCTTTCGCGCACTGCGGGCTTGGCCTTTGCCTTCTCGGCGTCACCGCCGCGACGGCCTGGGAGGTCGAGCGCATTCATGTGCTGAAAAGCGGAGAAGCCATCGAGATCGCCGACAAGAGTCTGGTTCTGACCGAGACCGGCGTACGCGAGGGCCAGAACTATAAGGATTTCGTCGCGCGGTTCGAAATTCGCACCGCGGGGCTTGTCGTGCAGCCGGTGCTCGAAAGCTCAAAGCGCGTGTTCGAAGTGCGGCAGATGACGACGACGGAAGCCGGGCTCGCAACCTTCGGCCTGTCGCAGCTCTATGTGTCGCTCGGTGAGCTCAACGATGACGGCTCGGTTGCCGTGCGTGCGGTGTGGAAGCCATTCGTACTGCTGATCTGGATCGGCCCTGTGCTGATGGCGTTTGGCGGCGCGTTGTCGCTGGCCGATAGGCGCTTGCGCATCGGTGCGCCGCGTCCGGCGCGCGCCAAACTCCAGCCGGCGGAGTAGGGCGGTGAAGAAACTTGCCCTCGTCCTTCTTATGCTGGCCTCGCCCGCTTTCGCCTACGATCCCGGCGGCGAACTGAAAGACGCCGCGCAGGAGGCCAGAGCGCGTGATCTCTTCCGCGAACTGCGCTGCATGGTCTGCCAGAACCAGTCGATCGACGACAGCGACGCGCCGCTGGCGAAAGATCTCAGAACGCTGGTGCGCGAACGCGTTCAGGCCGGCGACAGCAATGACGCGATCAAGGACTTCCTCGTCGCGCGTTACGGCAATTTCGTTCTGCTGAAACCGCCGCTCGCCGGCGAAACGCTGATCCTGTGGGGGACGCCGGTTGCGATTCTTCTGATCGGCGGCGGGATCGCGCTTCTTGCGCTGCGCCGCCGCCGGGCGGTGGAATCAGCTGCGCCGCTGTCGGCGGACGAGCGGCGCAAACTCGACGAACTGGCGGGCTAGTTCTTCTTCACCGTCGCAACGACGGTCATGCCCTGCGGTTGCTCCGGCCCCATGACCATTCCGGCGACAGCCGAAGCCGAGACGAGAACGAACAGAATCCCTGCATTGATCAGGATGTTGAAATTCCTCGGCCTGCCCTCGACGCGATCGCTCATGAAACCCTCCGTCTTGCGGTTTAACTCGCAAGGCTTCGGTTGGTTCTGTCATCGGCACGCATGGCAAGCCTGCGTTCCCGGCATTTAACGCACCGGATGGCGCTTTTTCTCCCGCGGCAACCGTATGAAAAACAATGGCTTTTCCAACCTTACGCCGAATTAATCTTGGCGACATGGAGCCGTAAGGCGAGATTCCCCATCTCTGTTCCCGAAAGCGGGGAAGACCCCGCGTGATTTAGCCACCAAGAGGGACATGATTATCATGCAGCCGGAAACCCCCGTCCGTCCGCTCAAGAACCGCAAGAAAGTTCTGCTCGCTTCCGCCGTCGCGCTTGGCCTGACCGGCGTTCTCGCGGGCGAGGCCTATTTTGCCAACACCCAGCCCGCGAACGCCCAGATCGTTCAGGCGCAGGATCTCTCCAAGAACAATCAGCTCAGCAACAACGCGCCGCGCCAGGACCAGATCGGCTTTGCCGATGTCGTCGAGACCGTGAAGCCGGCCGTCGTGTCGGTGCGCGTGAAGACCGCGACCGAAGTCTCGTCGAACGAGAACGAACTGCCGGGCATGTTCAAGGATCTGCCGGAAGGCCATCCCTTCCGCCGCTTCTTCGAAGAATACGGCATGATGCCGGACGGCGGCCGCGGCGATCGCGGCGAAAAGGGCGGCCGTAAAGGCAGCCCGCGTCAGTTCGGCCAGGCCCAGGGTTCCGGCTTCTTCATCTCGGCCGACGGTTATGTCGTGACGAACAACCATGTCGTCACCGATGCCGAAGAGGTCGAACTCGTGACCGATAGCGGCGAAACGCTGCCGGCCAAGGTCGTCGGCACCGATCCGCAGACCGATCTCGCTCTGCTGAAAGTCGACGCCAAGGAGAAATTCCCCTTCGTCAGCCTCGGCAAGGACGTGCCGCGTATCGGCGATTGGGTTGTCGCCATCGGCAATCCGTTCGGCCTCGGCGGCACGGTGACGGCCGGCATCGTTTCGGCCCGCGGCCGCGATCTCGGTTCGGGTCCGTATGACGACTTCCTGCAGATCGATGCGGCGGTGAACCGCGGCAATTCGGGCGGCCCGACCTTCAATCTGAAGGGTGAAGTTGTCGGCGTAAATACCGCCATCTACTCGCAGTCCGGCGGCAATGTCGGCATCGCCTTCGCGGTTCCGGCCAATGTCGTCGCCAATGTCGTTGATTCGCTGCGCCAGTCCGGCTCGGTGACGCGCGGCTGGCTCGGCGTCGGCATCCAGCCGGTCGAAGAGGATATGGCGGAAGCCATCGGCCTCAAGGGCACCGACGGTGCGCTCGTCTCGGAAGTCCATTCGAGCACGCCCGCGTTCAAGGCCGGCATCAAGAACCAGGATGTCATCCTGTCGCTCAACGGCCAGAAGGTCGCCGATCCGCGCGAGCTGACCCGCATGGTCGGCGCGCTGAAGCCGGGCTCGGACGCCAAGCTGAAAGTGTGGCGTGACGGCGCCGAAAAGGACGTGACTGTCGAACTCGGCAAGCGTCCGGACGATGTCGCCAAGCTCGGTCAGGGCGAGGAAAGCGCGCCGGCAGACACAGCCAAGCCGACCCCGTCGACCCTCGACGATCTCGGCCTCAAGCTCGAGCCGTCCAAGGACGGCGCCGGCGTGGCCGTGGCCGAAGTCGATAGCGACGGCGCTCTCAGCGACAAGCTGAATGTCGGCGATATCATCCTCGAGGTGAGCGGCACATCCGTCTCAAGCCCCGCGGACGTCGCCAAGGCCGTCGAGGACGTGCGCAAAAAGGGCTCGCCCCGCTTCATGACCCTCCGTGTGAAGCGCGGCGAAGGCACCCGCTATGTCGCAATCCCGGTCCAGAAGGGCTAACCCTCTCTGAACCTTCACGAAGAAAAGCGGGCGGCAAACCCCAGCCGCCCGCTTTTTCGTTTCCGGCCCAATCATGTATGAAGCTGCCATGCGTATCCTGCTCGTCGAGGACGACCGCGATGCCGCCGCCTATCTCGTAAAGGCGCTGCGGGAGGCCGGTCATGTGCCGGACCATGCCGTGGACGGCGAGGACGGCTATGCCCAGGCGGCCGCCAATTCCTATGACGTTCTCGTTGTCGACCGGATGCTGCCGAAGCTCGACGGGCTTTCCGTCATCGGGCGCCTG
Above is a window of Terrihabitans soli DNA encoding:
- the ccmE gene encoding cytochrome c maturation protein CcmE, translating into MTRKGRRLLLIGLAGAVLATAMGLVLTALNDTIVFFNAPTQIIEHPPTPGTRLRLGGLVENGSVARQGPDVKFSVTDGANKVQVNFKGLLPDLFREGQGVIAEGSLGADGVFAADTVLAKHDETYMPKEVADALKKQGVWKGGETK
- a CDS encoding cytochrome c-type biogenesis protein, which translates into the protein MKKLALVLLMLASPAFAYDPGGELKDAAQEARARDLFRELRCMVCQNQSIDDSDAPLAKDLRTLVRERVQAGDSNDAIKDFLVARYGNFVLLKPPLAGETLILWGTPVAILLIGGGIALLALRRRRAVESAAPLSADERRKLDELAG
- a CDS encoding sarcosine oxidase subunit delta, producing MLLITCPVCGVRASETEFANGGLYAQEGARDRYVRGIVREWWNCESGCRSWFGMARHAGNQRVFATWVRGKEPELFPGESA
- a CDS encoding heme lyase CcmF/NrfE family subunit, whose amino-acid sequence is MTAEAGHYALVLALILAAVQGLVPFWGARKNDAVLMGVADGTALGQLMFILFAFVALTIAYVTSDFSLLNVVENSHSAKPLIYKITGVWGNHEGSMLLWVLILAIFGGAVSLFGKNLPARLKVDVLAVQGWIGAAFLLFIIFASNPFTRLDPAPMEGRDLNPLLQDIGLAIHPPLLYLGYVGFSIAFAFAVAALIEGRIDAAWARWVRPWTLAAWLFLTLGIAMGSYWAYYELGWGGFWFWDPVENASFMPWLAGTALLHSALVMERREALKVWTVLLAILTFSLSLLGTFLVRSGVLTSVHAFAVDPTRGLFILIILAGFVGGSLALFGLRSGTLKQGGLFAPVSREGALVLNNLLLTTATATVLVGTLYPLALEAFNGEKISVGAPYFNATFGPLSLALLIVVPFGPMLAWKRGDLFWAMQRLYYAAGAAILAGAVIGYVEYGGPLLAPFAASIAVFVILGAFAELAERTLLFRASIAESLRRATHLPRSVFGSAFAHCGLGLCLLGVTAATAWEVERIHVLKSGEAIEIADKSLVLTETGVREGQNYKDFVARFEIRTAGLVVQPVLESSKRVFEVRQMTTTEAGLATFGLSQLYVSLGELNDDGSVAVRAVWKPFVLLIWIGPVLMAFGGALSLADRRLRIGAPRPARAKLQPAE
- a CDS encoding sarcosine oxidase subunit beta family protein codes for the protein MRRPTRRYSLFSLMREARRQHTGWEPAWRRAQPKSSYDVVIIGGGGHGLATAYYLAKLHNVTNVAVLEKGWLGGGNTARNTTIIRSNYLRPESMALYGLSHSLFEHLSGELDFNTFYSPRGLVDLAYTRSDVDRLSRTADANRHFGIKSWMIPPDEVRTIVPQLDDGPRKRYPLMGALWQPSGGIARHDAIAWGYARMASRLGVDIIENCEAESIEHEVGRVVGVKTSRGYIPTSTVLIAAASDTPALTAPLGIRLPIEPVTLQALVSEPLKPFLDVVVMAGSVEGYVSQSDKGELVIGGGTDLYPGYSRRGALPAIEDTVASLLELFPVLSRVRMMRHWGGTVDITPDRSPIIGPAGPRGLYLNCGWGTGGFKAIPGSGYATASLITSGKAAHVVEPFGLERFAQGRMIDESAASAVAH
- the ccmI gene encoding c-type cytochrome biogenesis protein CcmI translates to MMLVLVLLGMTVSAVLAVLIPLSRRRAINEGGEAEVYRDQLDEIERDKSAGTIGSAEAEAARIEVARRLIAASEQPKAVQDLGRGARARRRIVSVAALVLLPVAAGVLYLGLGRPDLPDLPLVSRTPEDAAGQQLAELVRRVEDELKKRPEDGQGWDVIAPVYLRVGDVPKAATAFANAIRLLGSTPEREAGHGEALTVLAGGKVTPEAAAAFERAAKLDPHQPRARFYLAKQAEQAGDRKRAADIYRDLLKTAPPDASWRGSVAQALTEIALGEEGRGPAVDPKQLEGVSPDERLATIRGMVEGLAARLNSAPGDLGGQLRLIRAWTLLGEKDKALKQAEAAKAAFANNPEALNRIGDLLLGLGLENTPA
- a CDS encoding Do family serine endopeptidase yields the protein MQPETPVRPLKNRKKVLLASAVALGLTGVLAGEAYFANTQPANAQIVQAQDLSKNNQLSNNAPRQDQIGFADVVETVKPAVVSVRVKTATEVSSNENELPGMFKDLPEGHPFRRFFEEYGMMPDGGRGDRGEKGGRKGSPRQFGQAQGSGFFISADGYVVTNNHVVTDAEEVELVTDSGETLPAKVVGTDPQTDLALLKVDAKEKFPFVSLGKDVPRIGDWVVAIGNPFGLGGTVTAGIVSARGRDLGSGPYDDFLQIDAAVNRGNSGGPTFNLKGEVVGVNTAIYSQSGGNVGIAFAVPANVVANVVDSLRQSGSVTRGWLGVGIQPVEEDMAEAIGLKGTDGALVSEVHSSTPAFKAGIKNQDVILSLNGQKVADPRELTRMVGALKPGSDAKLKVWRDGAEKDVTVELGKRPDDVAKLGQGEESAPADTAKPTPSTLDDLGLKLEPSKDGAGVAVAEVDSDGALSDKLNVGDIILEVSGTSVSSPADVAKAVEDVRKKGSPRFMTLRVKRGEGTRYVAIPVQKG